The following is a genomic window from Saprospiraceae bacterium.
TGTTCCGAAATATACAAATTTTAACGGATGATTTTCATCATTCTCAGTAAATAAGGTGTAGCTACGTAAACGTCTAGATCATTGTAGTATCAACTGAATAAGCAAAGCATATATGGAACAGAGAATATCTCAGTTACTCACGTTCAAAAAACAGCGAAAGAGAACGAAAAATCGCAAATGCGTCTATCGCATAAAAAACACAAATATTAGGAAAAATGTACAAATTGCGATAGAAAAAGCATAAGACTGAACGATCCTGTAAGCTGAACGAAGTAAAGTACAAAGTACCAAAGGCATGTGCCTTTGACGTAGAGAACCGTGAAACGGATGGGTGGGCCATGACAATGCGAGAAGTGAAGGAACCCGAAAGGGACGGGCCGCTTTGAGAGCAAACGGTCATCAATACTAGCTGATCTAAGTTTAGATCAGTGCCTTTATTTTTGAGTGATTTCGTATCACTCAAATGCAGCAAAGCTGCACCATTCAGTTACCTTTTTTTGAACTAGCGTTTTTGGGTTACTTTTTTTCTGGGTAAGCATTCCAAAGGAATATGTGAGAGCAAAAGATGCAAAAAAGTGACTGCCGTCCGCATAGGACAATGTTAAATCAAAGTGCAAAGGTTTTACTCATTATACATCAAAAAACCTTGCACTTGTATAAAAATATAATTGAATAAAATATTGAAATTCAGCAACATATAATATATTCAGCAAACACTAATTAAAAACCCCTACACCCATTTATCTAAATAAATATTCTTATAAAAAATTTATTCCCATATATATAAATTCGTATCAGCAAGCCCTAATGACATCAAATACTGTTAGTATGGCACAGCTAAATAACGCATGTTACTTTCTTACAAAAAGAAAAGTGTCAGTATCCAATAATCACTATCTGCCTACTATTTCTCCAACTCCGCTTCAAAATACTTAATAAATGTATCAATATCCATAGCGCCTACATCACCATGACCCTGACGCCTTACTGATACTTGTTGGTTTTCTGCTTCTTTGTCGCCTATGATCAACATGATCGGCACTCTTTTCAGTTCAGTATCTCTGATCTTACGACCGATGGACTCTGCCCTGTCATCTATAAAACCTCTGATATCATGTTTGGCAAGGGTGGCTTTGATCTCTTCGCAATATGGCAACAATCTGTCAGAAATAGGCAGAATAGCAAACTGATCGGGAGTCAACCATAGAGGAAACTTACCGGCAGTATGCTCTATGAGTATCGAAATAAATCGCTCCATTGATCCGAATGGAGCCCTGTGTATCATGACAGGTCTGTGGGTTTGATTATCAGATCCGATGTATTCCAACTCAAATCTTTCTGGTAGGTTATAATCCACCTGTATCGTGCCCAACTGCCATGATCTGCCCAATGCATCTTTGATCATAAAATCGAGTTTTGGTCCGTAAAAAGCCGCTTCACCGAGCACGGTGGTAGTCTCCATGTCCACCTCGGCGGTAGCTTCTATGATGGCTTTTTCAGCCGCATTCCAGTTTTCGTCTGACCCGATATATTTTTCTGGTTTTTCAGGATCGCGAAGAGATATCTGTGCTGTAAAATTGTCAAAACCCATCTTGCGGATGACCATCTGTGTCAATTCAAGTACTTTGAGAAATTCCCCTTTGACCTGATCTACCGTACAGAAGATATGTGCATCATCCTGAGTAAATCCACGTACTCTCGACAATCCATGCAACTCACCACTCTGTTCGTACCGATATACAGTACCAAACTCACCGATACGCATGGGCAACTCGCGGTATGATCTCGGCCTGTTTCCGAAGATCTCGCAGTGATGAGGGCAATTCATCGGCTTAAGGAGGAATTCTTCACCATCCTTGGGCGTGTGGATGGGTTGGAAACTGTCAGCCCCATATTTGGCATAGTGTCCTGAAGTAACATACAAACTCTTGCTACCGATATGTGGTGTCACTACCATCTGATATCCTTGTTTCTCCTGTTCTACTCTCAGAAAATTTTGCAATTTTTCGCGCAGTTGGGTTCCTTTAGGCAACCAGATGGGAAGCCCCTGCCCTACTTTCTCGGAAAACATAAACAACTCCAGTTCAGCTCCAAGCTTTCTGTGATCTCTCTTTTTGGCTTCTTCAAGCAGTTCGAGATAATCAGTAAGTTCTTTTGCTTTTGGGAAAGTGATGCCATAAATCCGGGTCATCTGTTTGCGCTTCTCATCTCCACGCCAGTATGCGCCGGCAAGGTTCATGATTTTCACAGCCTTAATAGAAGAAGTATCGGGGATGTGAGGTCCTTTGCACAGATCTGTAAAATTGCCCTGAGTGTAGAAAGTAATGTTACCATCTTCAAGACCCTCTAAGAGTTCAAGTTTGTATTCATCCGCTTTTTCTGTAAAATAAGCTATAGCGTCGTTTTTACTTACATCTTTGCGGATATACTGACTTTTGATTCTTGCAAGCTCGAGCATTTTTTCTTCTATCTTAGGCAGGTCAGCCGGAGTCAGCACCGTATCTCCTGTATCTACATCATAATAATACCCATTGTCTATAGCGGGTCCGATCCCAAATTTTATACCAGGATACAGCAGCTCCAGTGCTTCCGCCATCAGGTGCGCTGAGGAGTGCCAATAAGTAGCCTTTCCTTCTTTATCGTTCCAGGTGAATAATTTTACATTTGAATCTGCTTCAATAGCTCTGGATGCATCCCAGGTCTCTCCGTTTACTGATGCTGCCAGTACATTTCGGGCCAAACCTTCGCTTATAGAAAGGGCGATGCCCATTGAAGTAACTCCCTTTTGATATTGTCTCACACTTCCATCAGGCAGCGTAATATTGATCATTTGCATACAAATTCTTATTAAGACCGCAAATTTACGGAATCATTCTTGTTTAAAGCTACCATTTTACAGTCATTTTGAATTTTATCATTTAAAAACATACTCACCATCTGTTTTTCCTGAATAATCCAAATATGGATACCGATATATAATAACCAAAGAGAAGAAAATCCAAAAATGGCGTCCAAACAAGCAAATCACCGACGGCAAGACGTTTCATGGCTATGCGACTCAGCAAAATTTGTCCTGCCAGTTTAATTAAGAAAATCGCAAATGCAATGATGACCCATTGATGGTAAATCATCAAAACCAAAATCAATGCTGGATAAAATAATATATGAGTAGCAGAAAATACACCCAACAGCAGCTTTATTATTGGCTTGTAGTATATTGATGTAGAGATATGGCGACCTTTTTGCATCAAAAAATCTTTTATACTATTCTTACCTTCAGAATACATAAAAGTATCAGGATCTGTACATACTGCAACATTGCTTCCGGTGACGACAGACTGAACAAAAAGATCATCATCACCTGAGGCTACATGATGATGTGCTGAAAATCCTCCTGCGCTTTCAAACACTGACTTCTTATACATCAGGTTTCTTCCCACACCCATATATGGCAATCTAACACCTGCAAAACCCATATATTGAAATGCTGTCAAAAATGTTTCATATCTTGCAAATCTGGATAAAATATTGTCGTAAGGAAATATAGGACCATAACCCAAAACCACTGCTTTGTCCTCAGTCCTAAGAAGGGTGTCAACCATCTTTTTGATCCACTTATCAGATTGAGGCACACAGTCGGCATCAGTAAAGAGCAGAATCGGATATTTTGATGAAGCAATGGCTTGACTCAAAGCAGCTTTTTTCCCCGGCGCATCATGCTTTGCTTTCAAAAGTACAAGATTTTCATCCTGTATAGCAATGAGTTTTTCTATACTATTGTCCGTACTGAAATCGTCTATGACAATGACTTCAAAGGAGGGATAATCCTGCTTTAAAATTTTTTGGACAAGATGGTAGATTTGATCTCCGGAATTTTTACTGGCGATAATGACAGAGACCGATGGATATTGTTCAGGGTTGAAAGATGAAATTGAATTTTTCCTTTCTTTCAAAAAGCCTCTCAACAGTAATCCATAATAACTTAAAGTCAGGCATGCCGTACATACCATCACGATGATCAGAGTTAATCCCATCCAATGTCAAAATTAATCACTAATCTACATTGATTCCTGACCAAAGTTTACGAAGCAAAAGGGCTGAAGCAACTGCAACCAATGTTGCCATCAATGCATTAGCAGTTTGACCATAAATCAAATAACCCATACCAAACAGTAAAGCATAGACCCCAAGACACCCTAATACCATCATCAGGATTTCAGAACTTAACCTACCTGTTTTTGTATGTTCATTGGTGATAATACCCGTTGCCATACCGTTATCGATCACGGGTTTCCATCCCATAGCATGTGGACGTATTGTTTTATAGAAATTAATAAGAGTACTTGATTTGGTAGGTTTTGTGAAAAGCGCTGTCAGAATCCATGCTACTGTTGTTATGGCAATACCCAGTATTAGTTTTTCGTGAGATAGCAGCTGATCTTTCACCACTAGTTCCATGATGAGTGCAACAATAAATGAAACCACCATGGCCACGATTTCACTCATAGCATTGACCCGCCACCAGAACCATCTGAGTATAAATAATAATCCCGTGCCTGCTCCTATCTGAAGAAGTATGTTGAATGCCTGCAATGCATTGGTTAAAAACAAAGCAAAAATGGCAGCAAGTATCATTAAAATCACTGTAGAAACACGACCTACTAAAACCAATTCTTTTTGGTCTGCTTTAGGTTTGATAAATCTCTGATAAAAATCATTGACGACATATGAGCTACCCCAATTGAGATGCGTACTGATCGTGGACATCAATGCAGCAATCAAGGCTGCTATGACTATGCCTAACAAACCGGTAGGAAGATAAGACAACATCGCGGAAAATGCAAGGTCGTCTTTCACAAAATTGGCATCCATATTGGGAAATGCTGTCTGGATGGATTCTAATGTCGGAAAAACAACGATAGAAGCAAGCGCTATCAAAATCCAAGGCCATGGCCGGAGTGCATAGTGTGCTACATTAAAAAACAGGGTTGCAGTGATCGCATTTTTTTCATCTTTAGCTGATAACATACGTTGAGCAATGTATCCGCCTCCACCAGGCTCGGCACCGGGATACCACACACTCCATCATTGCACAGCGATAGGGACAATAAAAAGAGGAACCAAGACTTCCATATTATTGAAGTCGGGTAAAAAACCAAGCTTTGGTTGTACAGCAGGATTAGCTAATAAATTGTTTAATCCTCCTATTTCTGGCATATTGACAATGTAAATAGCAGCCCATATCATACCTATCATGGCCAGTACAAACTGAAAAAAATCAGTGTAGATGACACCTTTAAAACCTCCTACTGAGGAATAAATGACAGTAATGATTGACACAGTGAGTACGGTGGTCATTGGTGATAATCCCAATAATATGCCACCAATTTTTATGCCTGCCAACATCACAGTTGCCATGATCATCACATTAAAAAATACACCTAGATATATGGCTCTGAATCCTCTCAGAAACCGGGCTTCTGCCCCACTATACCTCAACTCATAAAACTCAAGATCAGTTGTGATCCCTGACCGTCTCCACAACTTGGCATATACAAATACCGTCAGCATTCCGGTCAGCAAAAAAGCCCACCAGGCCCAGTTTCCGGCTACACCGTTATTACGTACTATATCTGTCACCAGATTGGGCGTATCAGCAGAAAAAGTAGTAGCGACCATGGATACACCAAGCAGCCACCATGGCATACTCCTGCCTCCGAGAAAAAACTCCGCACTGTTTTTGCCTGCAGTCTTTGATACGGCAAGACCAATGACCATAGTCAGTATAAAAAATAACGCTATAACGACCCAATCTAAAGTGGCTAAATGCATGATGTTGGTTTTAATGTTTCAAAATGAGACAATGCTTTTTAAGTACCCGCGGTAAAGTTAAATAACTTATTGAATAATTATGGTGTAACTACTGCAAATTAAAATTTTATGGGGAAGTCGATGACCAAAGTTGTTAAACACAAATTAATGTCTGAAATGAATTATGTCCCGTGCCGCCAACTGAAATAAACCTACTCTCTATCTTTTTTTATTCTTTTAAAAATTTTAAACTTGATGACCTTCCTCGCTCGTCATTGATGTAGGCGATATAGGCTCCGTTTTTTAAGATATGGATGTCAAGGGGCTGATGAGGCAGGATGCGCTTTTGCAATAAAGAGCTTCCCTTGATGTCATAAACGGAGACATCTATGGCATCATCATTGCCAAAATACAAAAACTGGCCCGCAGGATTGGGAAACAAGGTGATATCAGATGAGGGTATCTCTTGATGGCTGCTGAGCACTGAGGTATTGAGCCAGGCCTTCTGCTCCTTATCAAAGCCGGATGTCAGGATGATATCTTTTTTACCATCGGCATTGATGTCTCTGGTGTACAGGATCCTGGAGACTGCCAGGCCGCGTGGAGCAAAGCCACCTGTGGAACCTCCCAGCGCTTTTGCTACCTCCTTTAAGGCTTCAAACTGAAAAGGTCCGGTACCCTTACCCACATGGATCGTAAGTGATGCTGCTGTCAGGGTAGCTACGATCATATCCGGCCAGCCATCACCATTGATGTCATCACAGTGGACCAGGAGACCATTGGTGACATTGTCCAGGCTGACAGCGGATCTTATTGCTGTAGTGGCAAACTGATCACGGTTTTCTATCATACGCAGCCCCTTCTGAAAATCCATGACTACCAGATCGAGATCTCCGTCTTTGTCCATATCCCGTGCGCTCAGCGTATGCGAACGATAGTAATTGTCACCGCCCAAGATCTCACGGGTAGTAAAAGTACCATCAGCTTTGGATATAAATACAACAAAAGGGATGCCGTCACTGCCTGTACTTGCGATGATATCATCTCTTTTATCTCCGTTTAAGTCGGCAGTAAAGACAGTAGCATATCGGCGCTTTTTTTGCTCTACTGTGATCTTCTCGAAGGTAAAATTTCCTTTGTTGCGATAGATAAACATATTTTCTGCGTTTGAAAATCCATCATCCATAGTGACAAGGACATCGCGCCGGCCGTCACCATCGTAGTCCAGTACTCCTTCTATATCCTCACTGAAAGATGCAAATGTCACGCGCTCATATACATTGCTGGCTTTGCTTCTGAAGATATCGCTCTCTGTGACGATGTCCACCATGCCATCCCCATCATAGTCATGGGCATCGATGATGATATCAAAGTCAGTAAAAAGGGAGAAGTTTGTACCGGGATAGTTGCCTGATCCGTACAGATATTTTCTATACTTCTTGCCTGAGAGTCCGTAGAAATCCAAATGCTTGCCATCAGCGTTGAGTACCGGTATCATCGGTTGTGAAATACCTGTATGTGATGTTTCCAGATCGAAAAGTGTCGTTGCCGAGCCATAGGTGAGGGATTGCGCCCGGAGGGAGAGGGTGATGATCAAGAGTGATAGGGTTTG
Proteins encoded in this region:
- the thrS gene encoding threonine--tRNA ligase, with the protein product MINITLPDGSVRQYQKGVTSMGIALSISEGLARNVLAASVNGETWDASRAIEADSNVKLFTWNDKEGKATYWHSSAHLMAEALELLYPGIKFGIGPAIDNGYYYDVDTGDTVLTPADLPKIEEKMLELARIKSQYIRKDVSKNDAIAYFTEKADEYKLELLEGLEDGNITFYTQGNFTDLCKGPHIPDTSSIKAVKIMNLAGAYWRGDEKRKQMTRIYGITFPKAKELTDYLELLEEAKKRDHRKLGAELELFMFSEKVGQGLPIWLPKGTQLREKLQNFLRVEQEKQGYQMVVTPHIGSKSLYVTSGHYAKYGADSFQPIHTPKDGEEFLLKPMNCPHHCEIFGNRPRSYRELPMRIGEFGTVYRYEQSGELHGLSRVRGFTQDDAHIFCTVDQVKGEFLKVLELTQMVIRKMGFDNFTAQISLRDPEKPEKYIGSDENWNAAEKAIIEATAEVDMETTTVLGEAAFYGPKLDFMIKDALGRSWQLGTIQVDYNLPERFELEYIGSDNQTHRPVMIHRAPFGSMERFISILIEHTAGKFPLWLTPDQFAILPISDRLLPYCEEIKATLAKHDIRGFIDDRAESIGRKIRDTELKRVPIMLIIGDKEAENQQVSVRRQGHGDVGAMDIDTFIKYFEAELEK
- a CDS encoding glycosyltransferase, whose protein sequence is MGLTLIIVMVCTACLTLSYYGLLLRGFLKERKNSISSFNPEQYPSVSVIIASKNSGDQIYHLVQKILKQDYPSFEVIVIDDFSTDNSIEKLIAIQDENLVLLKAKHDAPGKKAALSQAIASSKYPILLFTDADCVPQSDKWIKKMVDTLLRTEDKAVVLGYGPIFPYDNILSRFARYETFLTAFQYMGFAGVRLPYMGVGRNLMYKKSVFESAGGFSAHHHVASGDDDLFVQSVVTGSNVAVCTDPDTFMYSEGKNSIKDFLMQKGRHISTSIYYKPIIKLLLGVFSATHILFYPALILVLMIYHQWVIIAFAIFLIKLAGQILLSRIAMKRLAVGDLLVWTPFLDFLLFGYYISVSIFGLFRKNRW
- a CDS encoding T9SS type A sorting domain-containing protein, with amino-acid sequence MKIHQTLSLLIITLSLRAQSLTYGSATTLFDLETSHTGISQPMIPVLNADGKHLDFYGLSGKKYRKYLYGSGNYPGTNFSLFTDFDIIIDAHDYDGDGMVDIVTESDIFRSKASNVYERVTFASFSEDIEGVLDYDGDGRRDVLVTMDDGFSNAENMFIYRNKGNFTFEKITVEQKKRRYATVFTADLNGDKRDDIIASTGSDGIPFVVFISKADGTFTTREILGGDNYYRSHTLSARDMDKDGDLDLVVMDFQKGLRMIENRDQFATTAIRSAVSLDNVTNGLLVHCDDINGDGWPDMIVATLTAASLTIHVGKGTGPFQFEALKEVAKALGGSTGGFAPRGLAVSRILYTRDINADGKKDIILTSGFDKEQKAWLNTSVLSSHQEIPSSDITLFPNPAGQFLYFGNDDAIDVSVYDIKGSSLLQKRILPHQPLDIHILKNGAYIAYINDERGRSSSLKFLKE